A single Antricoccus suffuscus DNA region contains:
- a CDS encoding ABC transporter permease produces the protein MTTSTQASPDLDVSRADRTLAAAAAAHKRAVRLRTRDIALAILTPLVLLALWEFTARQGIIDARLFPPPTKIIDRGVEMITSGDLMTHVGATLRRLALGMVIGSVLGIVLGLAMGAWRALNAALGPMFAALYALPKIAILPLLLLIFGLTETPKVLAVTISVFFVMQINTVAGVRQIDDKVLEAARAYGATGLNRFRLIILPGALPFIFSGFRIATGTAVIVVTAVEFVASNTGLGFLIWNSWQLFQPEQMYVGLVTVAVLGAVLTGLFAIAERLSLPWKRGKTRD, from the coding sequence AGTACGCAAGCTTCCCCAGATCTGGATGTCAGCCGCGCCGACCGGACCTTGGCCGCGGCGGCCGCCGCACACAAGCGAGCGGTGCGACTACGAACTCGTGACATCGCGCTGGCAATCCTCACGCCACTGGTATTGCTTGCGCTGTGGGAATTCACCGCGCGCCAGGGCATCATCGACGCCCGGCTCTTCCCGCCGCCGACGAAGATCATCGACCGCGGCGTCGAGATGATCACCAGCGGCGACTTGATGACGCATGTCGGTGCGACGTTGCGCCGGTTAGCGCTCGGGATGGTCATTGGTTCGGTGCTCGGTATCGTGCTGGGCCTGGCCATGGGTGCTTGGCGGGCGCTGAACGCGGCACTCGGCCCGATGTTCGCCGCGTTGTACGCGCTGCCGAAAATCGCCATTCTGCCGCTGCTTTTGCTGATTTTCGGTCTGACCGAGACGCCTAAGGTGCTCGCGGTGACGATCTCGGTATTCTTCGTCATGCAGATCAATACCGTCGCCGGCGTTCGCCAGATCGACGACAAGGTGCTGGAGGCGGCGCGCGCATACGGCGCCACCGGCCTTAATCGATTCCGGCTGATCATCCTGCCCGGCGCGCTGCCCTTTATCTTCTCCGGATTCCGGATCGCCACCGGTACGGCGGTCATCGTCGTGACCGCGGTCGAGTTCGTAGCGTCGAACACCGGTCTCGGATTCTTGATTTGGAACTCGTGGCAACTGTTCCAACCGGAACAGATGTACGTCGGGCTGGTTACCGTTGCGGTGCTCGGCGCCGTACTGACCGGACTATTCGCGATCGCCGAACGACTTTCGCTGCCATGGAAACGCGGGAAGACCCGCGACTAG
- a CDS encoding ABC transporter substrate-binding protein, with protein MEKTELTRKRTAIKVAAAAVVGLLALAGCGSSSSDSGKSSDKGKGGTTVVKVAHVTSALFTPLYVAQAKGYFKDAGLDVQLEAIKSGQDSVPLLASGKLDVMVAGFSAGMFNALNSGLKFKVVGSMGISTGDKAKSPTALEVSKSLVDSGKVTKLADLKGKKIAVAGGPGATGGYLLAAILKTADLTLKDVEPVNLGSPDMEAALKSGGVDAALPSAPFSTNMELNGVATALAVPAKGTTGTGVMFGADFAKSATAQKFFSALVKGAKDSQGDLSKNQDVLKIVADATGQKIDVLAKTPFYSWHPDLAPQPDQLDAMQKTWMDAGLLNYDKTIKASTYVEDKFAKAAK; from the coding sequence ATGGAAAAGACTGAATTGACTAGGAAACGTACCGCGATCAAAGTCGCCGCGGCGGCCGTCGTCGGACTACTCGCGCTCGCCGGTTGCGGCAGCAGCAGCAGCGACTCCGGCAAGTCGAGCGACAAAGGCAAGGGCGGTACCACCGTCGTCAAGGTCGCTCATGTGACCTCGGCGTTGTTTACGCCGCTGTACGTCGCTCAGGCTAAGGGCTACTTCAAGGACGCCGGTCTCGATGTCCAGCTCGAGGCGATCAAGTCCGGTCAGGACAGCGTCCCGCTGCTCGCATCCGGCAAGCTCGATGTCATGGTCGCCGGCTTCTCGGCGGGCATGTTCAACGCGCTGAACTCGGGCCTCAAGTTCAAGGTTGTCGGATCGATGGGTATCTCGACCGGCGACAAGGCGAAGTCTCCGACCGCGCTCGAGGTTTCAAAATCGCTGGTGGACTCCGGTAAGGTCACGAAGCTCGCCGACCTCAAGGGCAAGAAAATCGCCGTCGCCGGCGGACCTGGAGCGACCGGCGGCTACCTGCTCGCCGCAATTCTTAAGACCGCGGACCTGACGCTCAAGGACGTCGAGCCGGTCAACCTTGGCAGCCCCGATATGGAGGCTGCGCTGAAGTCCGGCGGTGTCGACGCGGCACTGCCGAGCGCGCCGTTCAGCACCAACATGGAGCTCAATGGGGTCGCTACCGCGCTCGCCGTACCGGCTAAGGGCACCACGGGCACCGGCGTGATGTTCGGCGCCGACTTCGCAAAGAGCGCTACTGCGCAGAAGTTCTTCTCGGCATTGGTCAAGGGCGCGAAGGATTCGCAGGGCGATCTATCTAAGAACCAGGACGTCCTTAAGATCGTTGCGGACGCGACCGGTCAGAAGATCGATGTATTGGCCAAAACACCTTTCTACTCCTGGCATCCGGATCTTGCGCCGCAGCCTGATCAGCTCGATGCGATGCAGAA